From the Nitrobacter hamburgensis X14 genome, one window contains:
- a CDS encoding cold-shock protein yields the protein MATGTVKWFNATKGFGFIQPDSGGKDVFVHISAVERAGLSSLNEGAKVSYEEVANKGKTSAENLRVG from the coding sequence GTGGCGACAGGTACAGTGAAGTGGTTCAATGCGACAAAGGGTTTCGGATTTATTCAACCCGACAGTGGCGGCAAGGACGTGTTTGTCCATATCTCGGCCGTGGAGAGGGCTGGCCTTAGCTCGCTCAATGAGGGCGCCAAGGTGAGCTACGAGGAAGTAGCGAACAAGGGAAAGACCTCAGCAGAAAACCTGCGGGTAGGTTGA